In Candidatus Paceibacterota bacterium, the following are encoded in one genomic region:
- a CDS encoding lysophospholipid acyltransferase family protein, whose translation MSSPPSQGVNAPRPARKRRSSGIVVPNAPRWFQRLGAWLVFLLVRVVSATLRYRWTDHSGYFDGSATGPAIYCVWHNRLALCLVPYYGYAKHRNHTPGLAALVSASKDGAFLAAILECFGVQPVRGSSSRRGPQALIELTGWAERGYDLAITPDGPRGPCYVVQEGVMGLAQVTGLPIVPASYYLGWKLQARSWDRFQIPLPFSRCEMVIGKPVRVPREVSDAEREVLRQQLERTLKELSQD comes from the coding sequence GTGAGCAGTCCTCCGTCCCAAGGCGTGAATGCCCCGCGCCCAGCCCGCAAGCGCAGATCGAGCGGCATTGTGGTGCCGAATGCGCCGCGTTGGTTCCAGCGGCTGGGTGCATGGCTGGTATTTCTGCTCGTGCGCGTCGTTTCCGCGACGTTGCGGTACCGATGGACGGACCACTCCGGCTACTTTGACGGCAGCGCGACTGGCCCGGCGATTTACTGCGTGTGGCACAACCGCCTCGCGCTCTGCCTGGTGCCGTATTACGGCTACGCCAAACACCGCAATCACACCCCCGGCTTGGCTGCGCTGGTCAGCGCCAGCAAAGATGGCGCTTTTCTTGCCGCCATCCTCGAATGCTTCGGCGTGCAACCAGTCCGCGGCTCCTCCAGCCGGCGCGGCCCGCAGGCCCTCATCGAATTGACCGGTTGGGCGGAACGCGGCTATGACCTGGCCATCACCCCCGACGGGCCGCGCGGGCCCTGCTATGTGGTGCAGGAGGGAGTCATGGGCCTGGCCCAAGTCACCGGCTTGCCTATCGTCCCGGCCTCCTATTACCTGGGCTGGAAGCTCCAGGCCAGGAGCTGGGACCGATTCCAGATCCCCCTGCCATTCTCGCGCTGTGAAATGGTAATCGGCAAGCCCGTGCGTGTGCCGCGCGAGGTGTCGGACGCGGAGCGGGAGGTGCTGCGGCAGCAACTCGAACGAACCCTGAAGGAGCTCTCGCAGGATTGA
- the ruvA gene encoding Holliday junction branch migration protein RuvA: MITFLHGKLVEALPTQVIVDVNGVGYEALIPLSSYDKLPQPGQEIRLLTHLVVREDAHTLYGFMSAAERDLFRLLINTVSGIGPKIALNVLSGISVTAFRGAVANGDIKMLSQISGVGRKTAERIVVELKDKIGAAGAWEAASAQRARSPEDQKLNDAVLALMALGFKQVEAHEAARKVQGSLGPQATVEDLVRACLKKGA, translated from the coding sequence ATGATTACCTTCCTGCACGGCAAACTGGTTGAGGCGCTTCCCACGCAAGTTATCGTGGACGTCAATGGCGTGGGTTACGAAGCGCTCATTCCGCTTTCGTCCTATGACAAGCTGCCGCAGCCCGGCCAGGAGATAAGACTCCTGACGCATTTGGTTGTGCGGGAAGACGCGCACACGCTCTATGGCTTCATGAGCGCCGCCGAGCGCGATTTGTTCCGCCTGCTCATCAACACCGTCAGCGGCATTGGCCCAAAGATCGCGCTCAATGTGCTCAGCGGTATCAGCGTGACGGCCTTCCGTGGCGCGGTGGCCAATGGAGACATCAAGATGCTGTCGCAAATCTCCGGCGTGGGCCGGAAGACAGCGGAGCGTATCGTGGTGGAACTCAAGGACAAGATCGGCGCCGCCGGCGCCTGGGAAGCCGCCAGCGCGCAGCGCGCCCGCTCGCCCGAGGATCAAAAGCTCAACGACGCCGTGCTGGCGTTGATGGCGCTGGGCTTCAAACAGGTTGAGGCCCACGAGGCCGCGCGTAAGGTCCAGGGCTCGCTGGGTCCCCAGGCCACCGTGGAGGACCTCGTCCGCGCTTGTTTGAAGAAGGGCGCCTGA
- the ruvC gene encoding crossover junction endodeoxyribonuclease RuvC has translation MAPMGITPRQFRQMQERLGSPKRAARAVFEPTAPVSAKAHQLILGLDPSLRGTGYGVIRLAKPSPQALEHGVVSCPASWERSRCLMQIARTLRDVARRWQLAVCVVEGLFYAQNLQTALIMGEARGAALATVAEAGLEVYELAPRKVKQAIVGYGAASKLAVAKMVQRMLRLPEAPVPDAADALALALAFAQEQGRYSFQAAKRV, from the coding sequence ATGGCGCCGATGGGTATTACCCCACGGCAGTTCAGGCAAATGCAGGAGCGCCTCGGCAGTCCGAAGCGCGCGGCCAGGGCCGTGTTCGAGCCCACCGCGCCGGTCAGTGCCAAAGCCCACCAGCTAATTCTGGGTCTGGATCCTTCGCTGCGCGGCACGGGCTACGGCGTGATCCGATTGGCCAAACCAAGTCCTCAAGCTCTGGAGCATGGCGTGGTATCCTGTCCGGCGAGTTGGGAACGTTCCCGTTGCCTGATGCAGATCGCCCGGACCCTGCGCGACGTGGCGCGGCGCTGGCAACTTGCCGTGTGCGTGGTCGAGGGGCTCTTCTATGCGCAGAACCTGCAGACGGCCCTCATCATGGGCGAGGCTCGCGGCGCGGCGCTGGCCACGGTCGCCGAGGCCGGCTTGGAGGTCTATGAGCTGGCTCCGCGCAAGGTGAAGCAGGCCATTGTCGGCTACGGCGCGGCGTCGAAACTCGCCGTGGCCAAGATGGTGCAACGCATGTTGCGCCTGCCCGAAGCACCCGTCCCGGACGCAGCCGACGCCCTGGCGCTGGCGCTGGCGTTTGCCCAGGAGCAAGGGCGCTACAGCTTTCAGGCCGCCAAACGCGTATGA
- a CDS encoding nucleoside hydrolase — translation MHYLSLFFVHCRVVICTLVCACAAGAAPVKIIFDTDIGNDVDDVLALSVIHALQSRGECELLAVTITKPDELAGPFVSAVNTFYGRPDIPIGFTHAKLKNDPSKFLPLAEARDGRKPRYPHRLKRSSDAPEATALLRRILSRQPDRSVVLIQVGYFSNFAALLDTQADASSPLGGRELVRQKVRLLSVMAGSFRTTHHDREYNVVQDLPAAKRLVPDWPTPVIWSGFEIGIAVPYPAVSIERDFGYVPHHPAAEAYCLYNPPPHERPTWDLTSVLYAVRPDRGYFGLSAPGQVTVEEDGFTRFAPTPAGRDRYLLLNEAQVVRVKEALVQLTSQPPGK, via the coding sequence ATGCATTACCTTTCACTGTTCTTCGTTCACTGCCGAGTTGTTATTTGCACCTTGGTCTGCGCCTGCGCGGCGGGGGCCGCGCCGGTGAAGATCATCTTTGACACGGACATCGGCAACGACGTGGACGACGTGCTGGCGTTGTCAGTCATCCACGCCCTGCAGAGCCGGGGCGAGTGCGAGTTGCTGGCGGTGACGATTACCAAGCCTGACGAACTGGCGGGTCCCTTCGTCAGCGCCGTGAACACGTTTTACGGACGGCCGGACATTCCCATCGGCTTCACCCACGCAAAGCTGAAGAATGACCCGAGCAAGTTTCTCCCGCTCGCAGAGGCCAGGGACGGCAGGAAGCCCCGCTATCCACACCGCCTCAAGCGCAGTTCCGACGCGCCGGAAGCCACAGCCTTGTTGCGCAGGATCCTCAGCCGTCAGCCTGACCGGTCCGTGGTCCTCATCCAGGTGGGCTATTTCTCCAACTTCGCCGCGCTGCTGGACACGCAGGCCGATGCGTCGTCGCCGCTGGGGGGGCGCGAACTGGTGCGGCAGAAGGTGAGGCTGCTGTCGGTCATGGCCGGTTCATTCCGGACCACACACCACGACCGCGAATACAACGTGGTTCAGGACTTGCCGGCGGCAAAGAGGCTCGTTCCGGACTGGCCCACGCCGGTGATTTGGAGCGGGTTCGAGATTGGGATCGCCGTGCCTTACCCGGCAGTGAGCATCGAGCGGGATTTCGGTTATGTCCCGCACCATCCGGCGGCGGAAGCTTACTGTCTTTACAACCCCCCGCCGCATGAACGGCCCACCTGGGACCTCACGAGCGTCTTGTATGCCGTCCGTCCGGACAGGGGCTACTTCGGCCTTTCCGCACCCGGGCAGGTGACGGTGGAGGAGGACGGTTTCACGCGCTTTGCACCCACCCCAGCGGGTCGCGACCGCTACCTGCTGCTCAATGAAGCCCAGGTGGTGCGGGTTAAGGAAGCGCTCGTCCAACTCACCAGCCAGCCGCCGGGCAAGTGA
- a CDS encoding DegT/DnrJ/EryC1/StrS family aminotransferase, which produces MRPNNQVSRREFIASTSVLLAASQLGVAETTENSADQLALNGGAKAVSRSAPKPRRWGEPELRQLGAAVEQNSLYYWNNQQTKLLMERFRAIYGHKYVQPCSSGSAALHIAVAAAGIAPGDEVITSGITDIGTVIGVLFQQAVPVFADLEPRTGCLDPADVERKITPRTRMIIAVHLAGNPCRLAELKEIADKHKLILVEDCAQAWGTLYRGRPITSVGQISCFSLQDTKHIACGDGGVVTTSEERFGPLLIKFGDKGTNRLNPKDSSTALAANYRITELQAAFVAAQLTRLEGIAAQRARLGNLLTAELEGIPGILTHQVRSDDRCVYWFYMARLVPEKLRCDRATFVKALAAEGASFSAGYIAVPVYGMPMFQNHSFFAGHWPVKECGLTKMDYTQVKCPETEAILKTCLRFGVNEAMDEDYIRSVAKAVRKVAKYYAA; this is translated from the coding sequence ATGCGACCTAACAACCAGGTTTCCCGCCGTGAGTTCATTGCCTCCACTTCGGTGCTGCTGGCTGCCAGCCAGCTTGGGGTGGCTGAGACCACTGAAAACAGCGCCGACCAGCTTGCGCTCAACGGCGGAGCGAAAGCCGTCAGCCGGTCCGCGCCCAAACCCAGGCGCTGGGGCGAACCGGAGCTGCGACAGCTCGGGGCCGCTGTCGAACAGAACTCGCTCTACTACTGGAACAACCAGCAAACCAAGCTGCTCATGGAGCGGTTCCGTGCCATTTACGGGCACAAGTATGTCCAGCCGTGCTCCTCGGGCAGCGCGGCGTTGCACATCGCCGTGGCCGCCGCCGGCATCGCGCCCGGCGACGAGGTCATCACCTCCGGCATCACCGATATCGGCACCGTTATCGGTGTGTTGTTCCAGCAGGCGGTGCCGGTCTTCGCGGACCTGGAGCCGCGGACCGGCTGTCTCGACCCGGCGGATGTCGAGCGCAAGATCACACCCAGGACCAGGATGATCATCGCCGTTCACCTGGCCGGCAACCCGTGCCGGCTGGCCGAACTCAAGGAAATCGCCGACAAGCATAAGCTGATTCTCGTCGAAGACTGTGCTCAAGCGTGGGGCACGCTCTACCGCGGCAGGCCGATCACCAGCGTGGGGCAGATTAGCTGCTTCTCGCTGCAGGACACCAAGCACATCGCCTGCGGGGACGGCGGCGTGGTGACGACCAGCGAAGAGCGGTTTGGCCCGCTGCTGATCAAGTTCGGGGACAAAGGCACCAACCGCCTCAATCCCAAGGATTCAAGCACGGCCCTGGCCGCAAATTACCGCATCACCGAGCTGCAGGCGGCGTTTGTGGCGGCACAACTGACCCGCCTGGAGGGCATCGCCGCGCAGCGCGCCAGGCTCGGGAACCTCCTCACCGCGGAGCTGGAGGGCATTCCCGGCATCCTGACGCACCAGGTGCGCTCGGACGACCGCTGCGTGTATTGGTTCTACATGGCGCGCCTGGTGCCGGAGAAACTGCGCTGCGACCGCGCCACGTTCGTCAAGGCGCTGGCCGCGGAAGGGGCGAGCTTCAGCGCCGGCTATATCGCCGTGCCCGTTTATGGCATGCCGATGTTCCAGAATCACTCCTTCTTTGCCGGGCATTGGCCGGTCAAGGAGTGCGGCCTGACAAAGATGGATTACACCCAGGTGAAATGCCCGGAGACAGAAGCTATCCTCAAGACATGTTTGCGGTTCGGAGTGAACGAAGCGATGGACGAGGACTACATCCGCTCGGTCGCCAAGGCGGTGCGGAAAGTGGCGAAGTATTACGCGGCGTAA
- a CDS encoding uroporphyrinogen decarboxylase family protein: MSSFAGERNGSIMHRLPKPEPSVERFRRVLQREPCDRVPLVELAIAEETLTALHGAPLIPLARQNGLPQFRDAIRQRVQLWHALGYDYYRARAEIPFQMETLAARNTAAAATGDRQWVNEHEGLIKSSSDFESYPWPAPATVDFAAAEAAAAALPEGMGLIGFSGGVLEWSSNLLGLEGMMLLLYDDPELVRAVVDRVGQIIYDAFRVFCEMESVFAIWLGDDMGFKTATLLQPRHLRRYILPWHKRYVELAHQTGRLFLLHSCGHVEAVMPDLIEDVRIDAKHSFEDVIVPVEEFKQWWGTRVAVLGGVDVDLLSRGTQDDVRRRTSQILTACAPGGGYACGSGNSITNYMPTENYVAMIETIHRFNGRM, translated from the coding sequence ATGAGTTCATTTGCTGGCGAACGGAACGGCTCGATTATGCACCGGCTCCCGAAGCCCGAACCCAGTGTTGAGCGGTTCCGGCGCGTCCTCCAGCGCGAACCCTGCGACCGGGTCCCGCTCGTCGAACTGGCCATTGCCGAGGAAACGCTGACCGCGCTCCATGGCGCGCCTTTGATCCCGCTCGCCCGCCAGAACGGCCTGCCGCAGTTCCGCGACGCCATCCGACAGCGCGTCCAGCTTTGGCACGCCCTGGGTTACGACTACTACCGCGCCCGCGCGGAGATTCCGTTTCAGATGGAGACTTTGGCAGCGCGCAACACGGCCGCCGCGGCCACGGGAGACCGGCAGTGGGTCAATGAACATGAGGGCCTGATCAAGTCCTCCTCGGACTTCGAGTCCTACCCCTGGCCGGCGCCGGCGACGGTTGACTTCGCGGCAGCGGAGGCGGCGGCCGCCGCACTGCCGGAGGGCATGGGGCTGATCGGGTTCTCCGGCGGCGTGCTGGAATGGTCCAGCAACCTGCTCGGGCTGGAGGGCATGATGCTCTTGCTCTATGACGACCCGGAGCTGGTGCGCGCGGTGGTGGACCGCGTGGGGCAGATCATCTACGACGCCTTCCGCGTCTTCTGCGAGATGGAGAGCGTCTTCGCCATCTGGCTCGGGGACGACATGGGATTCAAGACGGCCACCTTGCTCCAGCCGCGGCACCTCCGCCGCTACATCCTGCCGTGGCACAAGCGCTACGTGGAACTGGCCCACCAAACCGGCCGGCTGTTCCTCCTGCACAGTTGCGGGCACGTCGAGGCGGTCATGCCCGATCTGATCGAGGACGTGCGCATAGACGCCAAGCACAGCTTCGAAGACGTCATCGTGCCGGTCGAGGAGTTCAAGCAGTGGTGGGGCACCCGTGTGGCGGTGTTGGGCGGCGTGGATGTGGACCTGCTGAGCCGCGGCACGCAGGACGATGTCCGGCGCCGCACCAGCCAGATTCTCACGGCCTGCGCGCCCGGTGGCGGTTACGCCTGCGGCTCAGGCAACTCCATCACCAACTACATGCCCACCGAGAACTACGTGGCCATGATCGAAACCATCCACCGCTTCAACGGGCGGATGTAG
- a CDS encoding MFS transporter — MRQDRWLRIIPVALVMYTISYVDRTNVSLALDPTISSMMKDLFMDDRMKGEAAGIFFFGYILLQIPGGYWATAWSPRKIISLFLISWGVCAVGCGLARTFRQFELMRFLLGVAESGVFPATMVLLANWFPRGERARANAYWNLCQPLAVAATAPVTCWLLGAYGWQKMLILEGLLPFVWLPVWWFCIRDHPRDAKWISAEERSFLETTLQREAAELEPPQPVSIWARLCERPVLVLLAMYFLQNCAAYGCMTFFTSSLKGREFSGLQYGILFGIPYALTAVIMVLNSRHSDKTRERRGHVAAVYLLSGLSLILSVGLREHFWVSYAFMCLAIPGPFAALGPFWAIPSETLPRAAVGLVIGVVNAFGNLGGFAGPYIAGWLKQEYQSLPVAFSALGAGLLIGAGLAFLLPKAAPLPAPASSRGGCG; from the coding sequence ATGAGACAAGACCGCTGGCTGCGCATCATTCCCGTGGCGCTGGTCATGTACACCATCTCCTACGTGGACCGCACCAACGTCTCCCTGGCGCTCGACCCCACGATCTCGTCCATGATGAAGGACCTGTTCATGGACGACCGGATGAAGGGCGAGGCTGCGGGCATTTTCTTTTTCGGCTACATCCTGCTCCAAATTCCGGGCGGTTATTGGGCGACGGCCTGGAGCCCGCGGAAGATCATCAGCCTGTTCCTGATCTCCTGGGGCGTGTGCGCGGTCGGCTGCGGGCTCGCGCGCACCTTCAGACAATTTGAATTGATGCGCTTCCTCCTGGGTGTCGCCGAAAGCGGCGTGTTCCCGGCGACGATGGTGCTGCTGGCCAACTGGTTTCCGCGGGGAGAACGGGCTCGCGCCAACGCGTACTGGAATCTCTGCCAGCCGCTGGCCGTCGCGGCGACCGCCCCCGTCACCTGCTGGCTGCTGGGCGCCTATGGCTGGCAGAAGATGCTGATCCTGGAAGGGCTGCTGCCCTTTGTCTGGCTCCCCGTCTGGTGGTTCTGCATCCGGGACCATCCACGCGACGCAAAATGGATTTCCGCCGAGGAAAGGAGCTTTCTTGAAACCACTTTGCAGCGGGAAGCCGCCGAGCTGGAGCCGCCCCAGCCTGTCTCGATCTGGGCGCGGCTTTGCGAACGCCCGGTGCTGGTGCTGCTGGCCATGTATTTCCTGCAAAATTGCGCGGCCTACGGCTGCATGACCTTCTTCACCAGCAGCCTGAAAGGCAGGGAGTTCAGCGGGCTGCAGTATGGCATTCTGTTTGGCATTCCCTACGCCCTGACCGCCGTGATCATGGTGCTCAACTCCCGGCACTCGGACAAGACCCGGGAACGCAGGGGACATGTGGCCGCGGTCTATCTCCTGAGCGGTCTGAGCCTCATCCTCAGCGTGGGGCTGCGAGAGCATTTCTGGGTATCCTACGCCTTCATGTGCCTGGCCATCCCCGGCCCCTTCGCCGCCCTGGGCCCCTTTTGGGCCATCCCCAGCGAAACCCTGCCCCGGGCCGCCGTGGGCCTGGTGATCGGCGTAGTCAATGCCTTCGGCAACCTGGGCGGGTTCGCCGGACCCTACATCGCCGGCTGGCTCAAGCAGGAATACCAGAGCCTGCCCGTGGCCTTCAGTGCTTTGGGCGCCGGACTGCTGATCGGCGCCGGGCTGGCTTTCCTGCTTCCGAAAGCCGCTCCCCTGCCAGCGCCGGCTTCGTCTCGCGGAGGCTGCGGTTAG
- a CDS encoding galactitol-1-phosphate 5-dehydrogenase, producing the protein MKALVLKQYQQFACEDVPTPEPGPADVLVAVKACGICGSDVHGMDGSTGRRRPPIIMGHEAAGVISKVGNNVTGWAAGDRVTFDSTIYCGECAYCRRGLINLCDRRRVLGVSCEDYRQPGAFAQFVVVPQHILYRLPDALAFEHAALVEPFSIAVHAVRRAPPTLNDTVTVVGAGMIGLALVQALSQAGCGRLIVVDISPDRLALAADFGATHTINSGAEDALAAILRLTNGQGADLAFEAVGLTATVELALRCLRKGGAATLVGNVTPKTDFPLQLAVTRELTIRGSCASQGEYPACLDMLARGALRAAPLISAIAPLAEGAVWFDRLYRKEPGLLKVVLKP; encoded by the coding sequence ATGAAAGCCCTCGTCCTCAAACAATACCAGCAGTTCGCCTGCGAAGATGTGCCAACCCCGGAGCCCGGTCCAGCCGACGTCCTCGTCGCGGTCAAAGCCTGCGGCATTTGCGGCAGCGACGTGCACGGGATGGACGGCAGCACTGGCCGGCGCCGCCCTCCCATCATCATGGGCCATGAGGCGGCGGGCGTTATCTCCAAGGTGGGCAATAACGTGACCGGCTGGGCAGCGGGGGACCGTGTCACGTTCGACTCGACCATCTATTGCGGCGAATGCGCCTATTGCCGGCGCGGCCTGATCAACCTGTGCGATCGCCGGCGGGTGCTGGGGGTCTCGTGCGAGGATTACCGGCAGCCCGGCGCGTTCGCGCAATTCGTAGTCGTGCCCCAACATATCCTGTACCGGCTGCCGGATGCCTTGGCCTTCGAGCACGCCGCCCTGGTCGAGCCGTTTTCCATCGCCGTGCACGCAGTTCGCCGCGCACCGCCCACATTGAACGACACCGTCACGGTGGTGGGCGCGGGGATGATCGGCCTGGCCCTGGTGCAAGCGCTCAGCCAGGCCGGCTGCGGGCGGCTCATCGTGGTGGACATCTCCCCGGACCGGCTGGCCCTCGCGGCGGATTTCGGCGCGACCCATACCATCAACTCCGGGGCCGAGGACGCCCTCGCCGCGATTCTCCGATTGACGAACGGCCAGGGCGCTGACTTGGCCTTCGAGGCGGTGGGCCTGACGGCCACGGTCGAGTTGGCCCTGCGCTGCCTGCGCAAAGGCGGCGCCGCAACCCTCGTTGGCAACGTCACCCCCAAGACCGATTTCCCGCTGCAACTGGCCGTGACGCGCGAGTTAACCATCCGCGGCTCGTGCGCTTCGCAAGGGGAATACCCGGCGTGCCTTGACATGCTGGCGCGCGGCGCGTTGCGGGCCGCGCCGCTGATCAGCGCCATCGCCCCGCTGGCCGAGGGCGCCGTCTGGTTCGACCGGCTCTACCGGAAGGAACCCGGATTGCTGAAGGTCGTGCTGAAACCGTGA
- a CDS encoding glucose 1-dehydrogenase, with the protein MSENAFDLTGKVAIVTGTSRGLGQYFGRALARAGADLVITSRDAAALAPFQAEIQALGRRALPLALDVRKPDSVQAMAEAAVAHYGRIDVLVNNAGCNVRKPALEVTWDDWNLVLDTNLRGTFFVSQAVARHMIPRKYGRIINIGSVTCVFGYAGLGPYSASRGGVKQLTMSLADDWGLHGITVNCLAPGWFKTQQNAVMYENQEWVEYLCDRIPLKRPGQPPDLEGAVVFLASDASAYITGQTLLVDGGISTGATRALPRKGR; encoded by the coding sequence ATGAGTGAGAACGCATTTGATCTGACCGGCAAGGTGGCGATCGTCACCGGCACCAGCCGCGGGCTGGGCCAATACTTCGGCCGGGCGCTGGCCCGGGCCGGCGCCGACCTCGTCATCACCAGCCGCGACGCGGCTGCCCTCGCGCCGTTCCAGGCCGAGATTCAGGCCCTGGGCCGCCGCGCATTGCCGCTGGCGCTGGATGTGCGCAAACCCGACAGCGTCCAGGCCATGGCCGAGGCAGCGGTCGCGCATTACGGGAGGATTGACGTGCTCGTCAATAACGCCGGCTGCAACGTGCGCAAACCGGCCCTGGAGGTCACTTGGGACGATTGGAACCTGGTGTTGGACACCAACCTGCGCGGCACCTTCTTCGTCTCCCAGGCCGTCGCGCGGCACATGATCCCGCGGAAGTATGGCCGCATCATCAACATCGGCTCGGTCACCTGCGTCTTCGGCTATGCCGGCCTGGGGCCATACAGCGCCAGTCGCGGCGGCGTCAAACAGCTCACCATGAGCCTCGCCGACGACTGGGGCCTCCACGGCATCACTGTCAATTGCCTGGCCCCCGGCTGGTTCAAAACCCAGCAGAACGCCGTCATGTATGAGAACCAGGAATGGGTCGAATACCTCTGCGACCGCATCCCGCTCAAGCGCCCCGGCCAGCCGCCGGACCTGGAGGGCGCCGTAGTCTTCCTCGCCTCCGACGCCAGCGCCTATATCACCGGCCAGACCCTGCTGGTGGACGGCGGCATCTCCACGGGAGCAACGCGCGCGCTACCCAGGAAGGGGCGTTGA
- a CDS encoding alkaline phosphatase family protein: MKHIVRLSVALVATISLALAATAQVPYVIVISVDGLGGTYLSNLFAPTNTAYPIPNFTRLRNEGASTLAAHIDNNNWETLPNHTSIVTARPRDGANGHEWSSNDNPAVGQTIHSKKGSYVASVFDVAHDNGLRTGMYANKTKFMLFDTNTTYTGGGSYNALYGAPDVTGPDNGRDKVDNTYINAALGGVIVNTFIAQQKTANPNHYAFLHINEPDSYGHSTGWGSATWYSQVVNVDTMLGKIFKLIEEDVPAMTGNTAIILTADHGTQSSYSYPAQRYSVPFFVWGPGVPAGADLYAMNVGRRQVASAYPMTTYAGMQPIRNAEANNVALQLLGLGPIPGSTFDYAQDLRVTLPPTPVITGISHDEPGTFTISGSADRSGKVVLWQSENLAAPDWQAIQTNAVAAGPFSFTVSQGSGSMAVFRMQGQ; the protein is encoded by the coding sequence ATGAAACACATTGTTAGACTTTCCGTCGCCCTCGTCGCAACAATCTCCCTGGCCCTGGCGGCCACCGCCCAGGTGCCCTATGTCATCGTCATCAGCGTGGACGGTCTCGGGGGGACTTATCTGAGCAACTTGTTTGCTCCGACCAATACCGCCTACCCGATTCCAAACTTTACGCGGTTAAGGAACGAGGGCGCGAGCACGCTGGCCGCCCACATTGACAACAACAATTGGGAGACCTTGCCGAACCACACCTCCATCGTCACGGCCCGGCCGAGGGACGGCGCCAACGGCCACGAATGGAGCAGCAATGACAATCCCGCCGTCGGGCAAACGATTCATTCCAAGAAAGGCTCCTACGTGGCCAGTGTCTTCGACGTGGCGCATGACAACGGGCTGAGGACCGGTATGTACGCCAATAAGACCAAGTTCATGCTGTTCGACACCAACACAACCTATACTGGCGGCGGCTCCTATAACGCCCTTTACGGCGCTCCCGACGTGACGGGGCCGGACAACGGGCGCGACAAGGTGGACAACACCTACATCAACGCCGCCCTCGGCGGCGTCATCGTCAATACCTTCATCGCGCAGCAGAAAACCGCCAATCCCAACCACTACGCTTTCCTGCACATTAACGAGCCGGATTCATACGGCCATTCAACGGGGTGGGGCAGCGCGACGTGGTACAGCCAGGTCGTGAACGTAGATACGATGCTGGGCAAGATCTTCAAACTGATCGAGGAGGATGTTCCCGCGATGACGGGCAATACGGCCATCATCCTCACGGCTGACCACGGGACCCAGAGCAGTTACAGCTACCCGGCCCAGCGGTATTCTGTTCCGTTCTTCGTCTGGGGACCCGGGGTGCCCGCGGGCGCGGATCTCTACGCGATGAACGTCGGCAGGCGCCAAGTGGCGTCCGCGTACCCGATGACCACCTATGCCGGCATGCAGCCAATCCGGAATGCTGAAGCCAACAACGTCGCGCTGCAGCTTCTCGGCCTTGGGCCGATACCCGGTTCCACCTTTGACTACGCGCAGGACCTGCGCGTCACGCTGCCGCCCACGCCCGTTATCACCGGCATCTCTCACGATGAACCCGGGACGTTTACCATCAGCGGTTCGGCGGACCGGAGCGGCAAGGTCGTTCTGTGGCAATCGGAGAATCTTGCGGCTCCTGATTGGCAGGCCATCCAGACTAATGCCGTCGCCGCCGGGCCCTTTAGCTTCACCGTTTCGCAGGGATCGGGTTCCATGGCCGTCTTCAGGATGCAAGGCCAATAA